Proteins encoded within one genomic window of Deltaproteobacteria bacterium:
- a CDS encoding DNA-directed RNA polymerase subunit omega, with the protein MARVTVEDCLRRGHNRFMLVHAAAKRVRQMREGAQYLVHSPKNEDVVISLREIAAGKVRVELEKTQDEEET; encoded by the coding sequence ATGGCTCGCGTAACCGTCGAAGACTGCTTGAGGCGGGGTCACAACCGCTTCATGCTGGTTCATGCCGCCGCCAAGCGCGTTCGGCAAATGCGCGAAGGTGCCCAATATTTGGTACACTCGCCCAAAAACGAAGACGTCGTCATCTCTTTGCGTGAAATCGCCGCAGGAAAGGTTCGCGTTGAACTGGAAAAAACACAAGACGAAGAGGAGACATAA
- a CDS encoding tRNA 2-thiocytidine(32) synthetase TtcA has protein sequence MSRFRDRAMRRAVGQAIHHYDMIADGDGIAVGLSGGKDSFTLLWVLQERLSRIPINYSLVAVHIDLGFEESPACLIEDYCKKMGYPLRVEYTDYGRQGHSDENRENPCFLCARLRRKRLFELADQLGCNKLALGHNMDDIIETLFLNICYGGQISTMIPYQSFFKGKLAVIRPLAHLDEQAISRFAEDHRFPEFPNPCPTAKTSKRLEIKNMLGRLYLTNKKIKGNIFRSMSHIKPDYLLKPASRAESQEQGPG, from the coding sequence ATGTCTCGCTTCAGGGACAGGGCCATGCGGCGGGCTGTTGGCCAGGCCATACATCACTATGATATGATAGCTGACGGGGACGGGATTGCAGTGGGTCTATCCGGCGGAAAAGACAGCTTTACGCTTTTGTGGGTTCTCCAGGAGCGGTTGTCCCGCATTCCTATCAATTATTCACTGGTCGCTGTCCACATAGATCTGGGCTTTGAAGAAAGTCCAGCCTGCCTTATTGAAGATTACTGCAAGAAAATGGGCTATCCCTTGCGGGTTGAGTATACCGACTATGGAAGACAGGGACACAGCGACGAAAATCGCGAAAACCCTTGCTTTCTCTGCGCCCGTCTTCGAAGAAAAAGACTCTTTGAACTTGCCGACCAACTTGGTTGTAATAAACTTGCCCTCGGTCACAATATGGATGACATCATAGAAACCCTGTTCTTGAACATCTGTTACGGCGGACAGATAAGCACCATGATTCCGTACCAGTCCTTCTTTAAAGGAAAACTGGCGGTGATCAGGCCGCTGGCTCACTTGGATGAGCAGGCGATCAGTCGCTTCGCAGAGGATCACCGGTTTCCCGAGTTTCCCAATCCGTGTCCCACGGCAAAGACGTCAAAGCGCCTGGAGATCAAGAACATGCTCGGCCGATTGTACCTGACGAACAAGAAAATAAAGGGAAACATCTTTCGATCCATGAGTCACATCAAGCCCGACTATCTTCTGAAGCCTGCGTCTCGCGCCGAGTCTCAGGAGCAAGGCCCAGGCTAG